Sequence from the Armatimonadota bacterium genome:
ATGCCATCGAAGGAGTGCACAGAAACGTCCGCCAAGGCGCCGCTGCGCGTGAGATAAGTGCCATAGACGAACATCGAAAAGGGCAGAGCGGCCAGGAAGGGATTCCATCGCGCCATGACGCCGCGAGAGACCTGGAGCATCAGCCCGTGCAACAGCGCCGCCATGCCGAGCCAAGGAAAGTAGGAGCAGTTCTCGACCGGGTCCCAAGCCCAAAATCCGCCCCAGCCCAACGTCTCGTAAGCCCAAAAACCGCCGAGCGTGAGACCGAACCCAAGCACGGTCGTAACATAGATCGCCCAAGGCCGACAACGCGCCGCCCACTCGCTGTATTCGCCCCTAATCAGCGATGCCACTCCCCAGGCGAAAGGAACGGCCAAGCCGCCAAATCCCGCGAAGATAATGGGCGGGTGGATGGTCATCCAGATATTTTCGAGCGAGGGGTTGAGTCCCTGGCCGTCGGTGATGCGCATGCCGGGCGGAATCTTGTCGGATGGGATCGGATCGAACGGGCTTTGGTAGGCTAAGATTCCGAAGAGAAACAGCATGATGAGGCTGTAGACGCCCATTACGTGCCGCTCGTAGCCGCCCGTCGTTCGTATCAGAATGAGGCCGTAGACGCAGATCCAAAGCAGCCAGAGCAGGAAACTGCCCTCTTGTCCGGCCCATGCGCCCGCAGTCTTGAACCACAGCGAGAGCGATCGATCGCTAAAGCTGAAGACGTAGAGGATGTCGTATCGGCCTGTGTGCAACAAGTACTGGAGCACGGCCTCGGCGCCAAACGCGGCGATGACGCTGACAATAAAGGTCAGCCTGGCCAATTTGACCTGATTGCGCCAGTAGAGCAGGGCAGAAAGCGCGGCTCCGACAAAGCCGATCCAGACGAAAGCGTAACCCATTGCTTATTTGTAGGTCTTTTCCGGCTGGCCTTGATATTTGCTGGGGCACTTCACCAGCATCTCTCGCGCTTCGAAAGCGCCGTCTTGAAATTGGCCCGTTACAATAACGCTGGTGGCGTGCTCGAAATTGTTCGGCTTGCCTTTGCGGAAGACGACGGGCATCTCTCCAGTCGCGTCCTTGCCGACAAAGCGAAGGGTCAGGCTTTTCGCATCGTAGTCGATGCTGCCAGGCACGGGCTGTACCGGCACATTGCAGTAGCGCGTCTTGCTGACGGCAGTCTCGATGGAGACATTGGGCGTAGCGTGATTGACAAAGGCAAAAGCAGTCAGCAACACGCCGATCAGCGTAACCGCCACAAGCCCGATAGCGCCCAGTTTCATCTCGATAGACCCAAGGAGATTATACCCCTGATCGGTTGTTAGACGCGCCATCCTCCCGGCTGGCAGTTTCTGTGGAGATTCGTACTGAAAATTGTGCTACAAATCAAAAAAATCCCGCTCATCGAAGTTTGGCTCCCACTGAAAGACGGGTTGAGCCGGTCGCCAAACAGCAGATGGCTATTAAAGCCTCTATATGAAAACGGCGGCGCATGGAGGCATCCAAGCCAGCCAGAAGCGCGAACCGCGCCCTGTTCAGGGAGCAAAATGGCTTTCTCTCCCCTCCCCAAACTCGCCAGAGTTTGGGGAGGGGAGACAGGGGAGGGGCACAATCGCCCGAGATAGACCGATGTTCGCCACTGTTTAGTCGGCTCGCGGGGACGCTCGCCCTCCCGTCGATAACGCTCCCGAACGGGATTTTTTCAAAATGTAGCACAATTTTGAGTACGAACTCACCCAGGACTGCGTCGGCTTGCCGGCGCTCGCCCATCGAGGCCAGCTGTGCTAGCCAGGC
This genomic interval carries:
- a CDS encoding cytochrome c maturation protein CcmE encodes the protein MARLTTDQGYNLLGSIEMKLGAIGLVAVTLIGVLLTAFAFVNHATPNVSIETAVSKTRYCNVPVQPVPGSIDYDAKSLTLRFVGKDATGEMPVVFRKGKPNNFEHATSVIVTGQFQDGAFEAREMLVKCPSKYQGQPEKTYK